In the Cylindrospermopsis raciborskii Cr2010 genome, GATTTTTGGCATAAATTTGTTAAAATTTCTACAAAAGTAGCGTAGATCAATGGTAAAAAACTTAGGTTTTAGTGACTTTTTAAGTTACTGGGGTAATTTTCTGGGTAAGTCTACTAGGGGTGTGGGTGTGGAACTGACAGGAGATAGGCTAAATATAGCCCAACTGCACAGGGTGCGTCAGGGTTTAAGAATAGAGTCATTGAGCACATTTCCTATTCCAGAAGGGATAATGGTCAATGGTGAAATTTGTGATTGTCCCAGGATGGGAGAAATTATCTCACAAGCAATAGTGGAAAGTAAAATCAAAACCACTCAGATTAGAACTTGTATACCCGAAAAACATGCTATTGTGCGTATAATTCCCGCACCATTAGAGTTGGAGGGCCAAGAGTTATATGATTTATTTATCAATCAGGAAGCTGGATTATATTTACCCTATCCACGAGAGGAAGCGGATATAGACTATCAAAAGTTGGGGTATTTCATAGATCAAGATGGCATAGAAAAAGCACAGGTTCTCCTAGTTGCTACCCGTAGGGAAATTACGGACAGTTATATTCACACTTTTGCTCTAGCTGGACTGAAAATAGAGGTTTTAGAAATTAAAAGTTTTGCTACTATTAGAACTATCCAAAAGCACCTATTAATATTGAGACCTGAAGAAGCTGTAGTGTTAGTCAATATTGAATTTGACCATACAGAAGTTGCCATGATTATCAATGGTGTGCCACAGTTTTCCCGTACTATTGCTATTGGTACGTTTCAATTAGAAACTGCTATATCTAGGGAGATAAGTTTACCTGCACGGGAAATGATGTTAATGACTATTCCTTATAGAGCAGAATCAGAATTAGACATGCTAGAGCAATTAGCAGCTGAGATAGGTCGTACTATTGATTTTTGTATTAATCAAATTGAGTCTATGGAGGTATCCCAAATTTTTCTAACTGGTGCTGGAGGAGGGATGGAACAGCTAGATGAGTTTTTGACTGATAGATTGGGTTTTACAACCAGTAGAATTAATCCTTGTGAAGATCTATTAGTGGACAGGGATAAATTTCCCTCGTCACAGGATCCTAGTTTAGCAGTGGTCTTAGGTTTAGGGATGCGTCAAATATAGATAGTCCATTATATATATAATATTTTCCTATGTACAATTTAGAAATTAATTTTCTCCAGCATCGCTCAAGTAGCAAATTAAAGGTAGAGTATGGGAATGAGGTTAACTCAATAAATCAGTCAATCAATAAGAGAAATTTTATCCCCATATTTGTGGGATTGGGATTGGGTTTATGTTTTCCAGCTTTAGCATGGAGTAGTTTGTGGTGGTTACAAGACCAAAATAGCGGTTTAGAAGGGGAAGTTGCCCAACTAAACAACCACAGTCAAAACCTAGATCAGCAATTAATTCAGATGCAAAAAATCCGGGAACAAACCACTACAATTGAACAACAAACTGAGAACTTAGTCACAGTATTTGAGCAAATGAGATCCTGGTCAGTTATTTTACAGGAACTGGGCAATAGGATTCCTAGCAAAGTTCAAATTGAAAGTCTTGAGCATAAGCAAATTACTACCCTATCTACCAAGACAGAGCAATTAGAAATTACGGGTTATGCTCTAAATTTTAAAGCTGTAAACCAATTCCTCTTAAATATAGGAAAATCTAAACTATTTAATGCCAAAAATAGTCGAATTAATATGGCAGAATTAGTTGATGCACCCCCAGTAACTGGTGCTATAGTAACCCAACAGTCATCCATGGAATTTAAACCACTTCAAGTTGTTAAATATAATATGACAATTAGTCTAACTGATGTGCCAGTATCCAATCTAGTTAGGGAATTAGAAAAAAAAGGTGCCATGGGATTAGTGGAAAAAATTCGTCATTTAGAAAGAATAGGAGCTATTAGTAAATGATATTTAATGAGGATTTAAATTTTCCTGAAAAAACCAATTCTAATAATTCTTTATCTTCCTACCCAATCGCATTTGGTATTACCTTCACACCCATGGTAACTGGGTTAATAATCGGTGTCTTAGGATTACTAGGGTGTGGTTATATCATACTGAATATGCTCATACCAGAGTTTGAAAAACATAATCAACTGAAAACGAAAATTATCCAAATCGAACAAGAGCATGAGCAAAAAAATCAGCAAGCTCAACGAATTAATCTAATTCAGAAACGATTGGCCCTATCCCAGCAGCAAAAAAGTCAAGTTCTATCCTTAATGGGGGATGAGAAAAACCTGAATAATATACTTCTTAGTATGAACCAAATTATAGAATTTACTAATAGTCAGTCCTTGGGTAATCCCTATATCAAAGCCAAATTGAAAAAATTTACTCCCCTGGATGACAAACCACAAGTTGTTACTGATAACAGTCTGGGAGAATCACTAAAAAACCAACTAAAACGACAGATTATTAAAGTAGAAATCGAAGGCAATTTCTACCAAATTCAAACCATTATGGCAAGTCTAGAAAAATTGCCACCTCTGTTATTAATTGACAAATATAAATGTCAACTCCTAGCTCCCACCATAGATACTCAACAAATAGTCAACACAGGTAAAATATTAACCTCCTTTGAATTAGTCATACCCATCCCAGAAGTATCAGAAACAACTGCTAAAACTCCCCTACAATAGCAATTTTAGGTTATTGATCAAGGTTCAGGTTCAAACACCAACTTTTTCTTCCAGGATCTTAAAACTCTTTTTCGTAGCACCGCAAATAGGACAAGTCCAATTATCAGGAATTTCTGCAAAAGGAGTACCAGGTGCAATCCCCGAATCAGGATCACCACTAACCGGATCGTAAATCATACTGCATTGTCTACAAATCCATTTTTGAGTTTGGGGATCGGGTTTGACAATTCTAGTTACGGGTTCTCCTCCATTTAATACTTCTAAAGCTTCTGAATAGCGATCCGCATGATAATTTTCAATGAACTTTAGCAACCCAAACCGGTGACCAGCATCGCGAAAGATTTTGGCGTGCTCATTGGAATCCTCTGCTTGTTTTGTAAATTCTTCTACTGCTAAATTGTCCCTATCTCTTACAGCATCAGCAGCAAAATTGGGATACATAGTAGTATATTCGTATGTTTCTCCTTCAATTGCTAAGGACAAACAATTAGACATAATAGCTCTTTTTTGGTCATCGGTTAAACTAGCTGGATCTTTTACAACTAGCTCTGGATGTAATAACTCAAAATGAGCGAAAGCATGTTCAGTTTCTTGCTCTGCTGTTTCTTTAAATAGTTTTGCTAAGTCATTAAAACCTAATTGACGTGCTACTTTAGCAAAAAATAGATATTTACGATTTGCCATGGATTCACCACTGAAAGCAGTTTCCAGATTTTGCAGAGTTGTGGAATTTGACAAGTTCATAATTTTGGGACCTGAAGATGGTTAATTGAATGATTTCATAAGGTCTATTATGGTTAGATCATACATGTTTTTCGTTAAAATAACAGATTATTTCTAAACAGTTCTCTTTATTTAAAGAAACATAAAAAATAGAGTGGGAGGAGACATTACCAAGCGTCATTCACTCCCACTCTATTTAGTGCTGCTGAAGCGATTCGGGAATAAACTCATGACCCTGGTCGTTAATTAGGGGGGTAATAAAATTAAACGACTGGGGTTATTGAATGAGCATTCCTATTGCAGCAATCGGTCATTTTGTTTTGTTGTGAGACAAACCCAGCACAGTAGCTTTTGTTTCTCTAATTTAATTTAACTTGCTTCTGAATTGTTAGGTTGCCAAGTTGGCATTTTCTAAAAATCTTTTCTCTCTTGATAATGCGCCAAAAAATATGCCATAACAGAAATGACAATACTAGCAAGTGGGTGTCTATACATGAAAAATCCTCAAATCCATTTTAGCGATCGCCTGACAGAAATTGATATATATCAACTTCAACATTTATTTAATCATACTGCTTTTTGGGCTAAAGGGCGTAGTATAGAGGATTTGAGTACAGCTGTTGCTAATAGTAAACCGGTAATTTCTGTTTGGGACAGAGAAAAATTAATTGGTTTTGCTAGAGCGAATTCTGATGGTATATATCGCGCTACCATTTGGGATGTGGTAATTCATCCAGATTATCAAGGAAGAGGTTTGGGAATGAGGTTAGTGAGGAGGATTTTATCCCACCCTCTAATGCAGGTAGAGCGTGTTTATTTAATGACCACTCATCAACAAAAGTTTTATGAGAAAATTGGATTTCAACATAATAATAGTACCACCATGGTACTACATAATAATTCTAAATTAGGTTCTATTGAGCAAGAAGAACTTCAGGAATTGAAGTACTTGTGATTTGGGGTAGGGTAATTTGCAATCGGGTGAAATTTGTCGTCTCATTACTGATGGGAGGAGAATCAGGTTCAATAATTTCTAGTTTCCCTCCCATCATTTCCAGTAATCTTTGATTGATTAATAATTTCATTCCTGGTGACATATCTCTGATTTCTGAATCATGGTTATCAGTTATGCGTAAACAGGTCTCTAACCTTTCATGGGAAATTACTGTATTGCTAGGAAGATCCAGATAAATATCAAGATGATTATTTATATCAGTAGTAATATTGCCATCAGGGGATTTGATAAAAAGACAAATATATCCCGATTCCATTGTGCTAATTGTGTTATCTATCAAGCTTACAAGGATTTGCCGTAACCAGCGTTTATCTGCTAACACATAAATTTCCGATGGGGGTAAACAGATTTGCAAAGGGAAATTGCGATTAGCAGCTAACATATAAGTCAGTTCTTCCACCTCTTGAAAAACCTCCCTTATGCCCACGGATTCAATTACCAGATGATTAGTTCCATGTTCTATTCTCGCAATATTTAGCATTTGATCAATGATTTTTAAAAACTGTAGCGACCTTTCGTATGCTTGATTAATAAATTCTCTTTCTTCCTGGGGATTTTCACATAAGTCATGTAAAATTAATTGGTGAAGTCCGATTAATCCATTAATAGGCGATCGCAATTCATGACTAATCCTGACCAAAAACCCCGCATGAAATTGGCTCATTTCCCTGGCCATTTCATAAGCCAATTCTGTTTGGTGTAGCTGCTGTAAAATTTGTGTTTGTGATCTTTCCCAATTGTTTTCATCCGGATTAGGTTGATATCCAGATGAATTTGCTGAGTTGGAAAATAATTTCATAGGTAGTTTATCAATGGCAATTCCTAGCAAAATTCCGATGGCTAAATATAAAAAGTTAGTAAAATTCATGGGTTTTTCATAATAAAGATATTAGCCCAACAACCTTAACCAATTATAATACTACCTTGACGAAGAATTTGCCAATGATTTTCTGTCCATTTGGCTACGGTAGATGGAACTCCTAAACCTTTATATTCTATCAATTCTTCAGTGAGAACATCTGGAAATTCTCCAGCTATTTCAGCTTGTGTTTCCAAGGGGGGTTTTCCTGATAAATTAACACTCGTGGTTGCCATAGGTCCGGTTTGTGCCAAAATTGCCCGAGCTATAGGATGATTGGGAACCCTAATACCAATAGTGGTAGGATCTTGAGGATTCATTACCCTAGGAACTTTATCACTAGCTGGTAAAACTAGAGTCAATGCACCAGGCCAATATCTATTAACCACCTCTTGCCAAATTTCATATTCTTGATCACTACCTTTTACATATTCCCACAAACTTTCCGGTTCAGCTCCCATTAAAATTAAGGGTTTGTCTAAACTGCGCTGTTTAGCAATATATATTAATTCTGCTTTTGTGGGTATGGTAGCCATCCCAGGAACTGTATCTGTGGGGAAACTAATTATTTTCCCCTCCTTAGCACCACGAATTAGACGATCTAGAGAAATGTTCATACAGTCTTTATTTAAACCACTCCTTATCAACCATCTATTAATTTAGCTTTAGCTTGTTGCCAAAGCGCCTCTAATTCCGCCAATTTATAATCACTAATCGGACGATCCATAACCTGTTCCATAGTTCTTAAACGTTGAACAAATCGTAAACTTGTTCCTGCCAAACCTCTAGCAGGATCAAGATTATACCATCTAGCTAGTTGAATAATTGCAAATAATAAATCTCCCAATTCTGACTCTTGTCTTTCTGGTGTTTCCCCAGCTAAAGCTTGGTCAAACTCAGCTAATTCTTCGTGAAATTTATCCCAAACTTCCTTAATATCACTCCATTCAAAACCAACCTCAGCAGCTTTTTGAGAAATTTTCATAGCAGCATTTAATGGTGGAAGACTACGACGATAGCGATTTAACTTATCACTGAGTTTTTGGGTTGCCATAGTTTGCCCTTTTTCTGCTGCTTTGATTTCATCCCAATTTTGGCGCACTTGCTCTACATTTTCCACTTTCACATCACCAAACACATGGGGATGACGACGAATTAGTTTTTGGGCAATACCCTCAGCTACCTCTTTTACAGAAAAATCCCCCTTTTCGCTGGCTATCTGAGCTTGTAATATTACCTGTAATAGTAAATCTCCCAACTCCTCACATATAGCACTTTGTTCTCCTGTACTAATCGCGTCTACTACTTCGTATGCTTCTTCAATTATGTAGGGAGTTAAGCTGGTTTGGGTTTGTGCCAAATCCCATGGACATCCACCTTCAGGCGATCGCAATTTAGCAACCACATCTATT is a window encoding:
- the pilM gene encoding type IV pilus assembly protein PilM produces the protein MVKNLGFSDFLSYWGNFLGKSTRGVGVELTGDRLNIAQLHRVRQGLRIESLSTFPIPEGIMVNGEICDCPRMGEIISQAIVESKIKTTQIRTCIPEKHAIVRIIPAPLELEGQELYDLFINQEAGLYLPYPREEADIDYQKLGYFIDQDGIEKAQVLLVATRREITDSYIHTFALAGLKIEVLEIKSFATIRTIQKHLLILRPEEAVVLVNIEFDHTEVAMIINGVPQFSRTIAIGTFQLETAISREISLPAREMMLMTIPYRAESELDMLEQLAAEIGRTIDFCINQIESMEVSQIFLTGAGGGMEQLDEFLTDRLGFTTSRINPCEDLLVDRDKFPSSQDPSLAVVLGLGMRQI
- a CDS encoding PilN domain-containing protein — translated: MYNLEINFLQHRSSSKLKVEYGNEVNSINQSINKRNFIPIFVGLGLGLCFPALAWSSLWWLQDQNSGLEGEVAQLNNHSQNLDQQLIQMQKIREQTTTIEQQTENLVTVFEQMRSWSVILQELGNRIPSKVQIESLEHKQITTLSTKTEQLEITGYALNFKAVNQFLLNIGKSKLFNAKNSRINMAELVDAPPVTGAIVTQQSSMEFKPLQVVKYNMTISLTDVPVSNLVRELEKKGAMGLVEKIRHLERIGAISK
- a CDS encoding pilus assembly protein PilO gives rise to the protein MIFNEDLNFPEKTNSNNSLSSYPIAFGITFTPMVTGLIIGVLGLLGCGYIILNMLIPEFEKHNQLKTKIIQIEQEHEQKNQQAQRINLIQKRLALSQQQKSQVLSLMGDEKNLNNILLSMNQIIEFTNSQSLGNPYIKAKLKKFTPLDDKPQVVTDNSLGESLKNQLKRQIIKVEIEGNFYQIQTIMASLEKLPPLLLIDKYKCQLLAPTIDTQQIVNTGKILTSFELVIPIPEVSETTAKTPLQ
- a CDS encoding rubrerythrin family protein, with product MNLSNSTTLQNLETAFSGESMANRKYLFFAKVARQLGFNDLAKLFKETAEQETEHAFAHFELLHPELVVKDPASLTDDQKRAIMSNCLSLAIEGETYEYTTMYPNFAADAVRDRDNLAVEEFTKQAEDSNEHAKIFRDAGHRFGLLKFIENYHADRYSEALEVLNGGEPVTRIVKPDPQTQKWICRQCSMIYDPVSGDPDSGIAPGTPFAEIPDNWTCPICGATKKSFKILEEKVGV
- a CDS encoding GNAT family N-acetyltransferase; its protein translation is MKNPQIHFSDRLTEIDIYQLQHLFNHTAFWAKGRSIEDLSTAVANSKPVISVWDREKLIGFARANSDGIYRATIWDVVIHPDYQGRGLGMRLVRRILSHPLMQVERVYLMTTHQQKFYEKIGFQHNNSTTMVLHNNSKLGSIEQEELQELKYL
- a CDS encoding sensor histidine kinase translates to MNFTNFLYLAIGILLGIAIDKLPMKLFSNSANSSGYQPNPDENNWERSQTQILQQLHQTELAYEMAREMSQFHAGFLVRISHELRSPINGLIGLHQLILHDLCENPQEEREFINQAYERSLQFLKIIDQMLNIARIEHGTNHLVIESVGIREVFQEVEELTYMLAANRNFPLQICLPPSEIYVLADKRWLRQILVSLIDNTISTMESGYICLFIKSPDGNITTDINNHLDIYLDLPSNTVISHERLETCLRITDNHDSEIRDMSPGMKLLINQRLLEMMGGKLEIIEPDSPPISNETTNFTRLQITLPQITSTSIPEVLLAQ
- a CDS encoding L-threonylcarbamoyladenylate synthase is translated as MNISLDRLIRGAKEGKIISFPTDTVPGMATIPTKAELIYIAKQRSLDKPLILMGAEPESLWEYVKGSDQEYEIWQEVVNRYWPGALTLVLPASDKVPRVMNPQDPTTIGIRVPNHPIARAILAQTGPMATTSVNLSGKPPLETQAEIAGEFPDVLTEELIEYKGLGVPSTVAKWTENHWQILRQGSIIIG
- the mazG gene encoding nucleoside triphosphate pyrophosphohydrolase yields the protein MTAQNKFINSNIADNAHLVALQELIDVVAKLRSPEGGCPWDLAQTQTSLTPYIIEEAYEVVDAISTGEQSAICEELGDLLLQVILQAQIASEKGDFSVKEVAEGIAQKLIRRHPHVFGDVKVENVEQVRQNWDEIKAAEKGQTMATQKLSDKLNRYRRSLPPLNAAMKISQKAAEVGFEWSDIKEVWDKFHEELAEFDQALAGETPERQESELGDLLFAIIQLARWYNLDPARGLAGTSLRFVQRLRTMEQVMDRPISDYKLAELEALWQQAKAKLIDG